A section of the Corynebacterium tuberculostearicum genome encodes:
- a CDS encoding IS3 family transposase (programmed frameshift), producing MPRKFDQDAKDRVVRLVEDRILAENMSMQAACKAVAPKLGISWHTARQWTQQARRAGSIPEPVPEDLAAENARLRRENQELRDTNELLKAASAFFAFGTRPKTSEMIRFIDEYRDRFSIEFICETLNTHRVGGFITSRGYRQSKARGMSARSLRDAALVAHIAEVHEENFGVYGIRKMWHTLRREGIDIGREQTARLMRLAGVRGKGKGKSPITTRKPKGPDLRPDLVNRKFNAPAPARLWVADITYVRTRKGFVYTAFVTDVFSRRIVGWALSDSMRTEALPLQALNQAIVSAKETTGLIHHSDHGSQYVSIVYNERLAEYGIAASTGTVGDSYDNALAENVNGSYKNELIHRRSWDSVVDVEIATFEWVNWWNEVRLHQSLGYRTPAEVESEFWETNPAQEIMEIKANA from the exons ATGCCAAGAAAATTTGACCAGGATGCAAAGGACCGTGTGGTCCGTCTTGTAGAGGACCGTATCTTGGCGGAAAATATGTCGATGCAAGCCGCGTGCAAGGCAGTAGCTCCAAAGTTGGGGATTTCATGGCACACGGCTCGTCAGTGGACCCAGCAGGCCCGTCGTGCGGGAAGCATCCCAGAACCTGTGCCTGAAGACTTGGCCGCGGAAAACGCGAGGCTACGCCGTGAAAATCAAGAGCTACGCGACACCAATGAGCTACTGAAGGCTGCCTCGGCTTTTTTCGCGT TCGGAACTCGACCCAAAACGTCGGAAATGATCCGGTTCATCGATGAGTATCGGGATCGTTTCTCCATCGAGTTCATTTGCGAGACGTTAAACACCCACCGTGTTGGCGGTTTCATCACGTCCCGTGGATACCGCCAATCAAAAGCCCGTGGTATGAGTGCCCGCAGTCTTCGTGACGCTGCTCTAGTCGCGCACATCGCCGAGGTCCATGAAGAAAATTTTGGCGTCTACGGCATCCGTAAGATGTGGCATACTCTGCGCCGTGAAGGAATCGACATTGGCCGTGAGCAGACCGCACGCCTGATGCGTCTTGCTGGAGTCAGAGGCAAAGGTAAAGGTAAGTCTCCTATTACTACCCGCAAGCCGAAGGGACCAGATCTGCGTCCTGATTTAGTTAATCGCAAGTTCAACGCCCCGGCACCGGCCCGATTGTGGGTGGCCGATATTACTTATGTGCGCACTAGAAAAGGATTCGTGTACACCGCTTTTGTTACCGACGTGTTCTCCCGAAGGATCGTCGGGTGGGCACTATCTGATTCAATGCGTACCGAGGCGCTGCCGCTGCAGGCGCTTAATCAGGCGATTGTCAGCGCGAAGGAAACAACGGGGCTGATTCATCATTCAGATCATGGCTCACAGTACGTCAGCATTGTCTACAACGAACGGCTGGCTGAGTATGGAATTGCTGCCTCTACCGGGACAGTAGGAGATTCCTATGACAATGCTTTGGCCGAAAACGTCAACGGTTCCTACAAAAATGAGCTGATTCATCGGCGGTCGTGGGACAGCGTGGTTGACGTGGAGATCGCGACGTTTGAATGGGTTAATTGGTGGAACGAGGTACGGCTTCACCAAAGTCTCGGCTATCGCACGCCAGCTGAGGTTGAGTCAGAGTTTTGGGAAACCAACCCGGCCCAAGAAATAATGGAAATCAAGGCAAATGCCTAG
- a CDS encoding ABC transporter transmembrane domain-containing protein: MSDNKVVTLRGLVRKNSRAMALSGLLLSIYHVAEAMIAVLLGWLAHSLIASENVWHLVGGIAALGATLATVSVSWQTGFRILQATSARNVCELRAGITSQVVSHGGHSDDADSLPRQELPTVVGEDVVQAVDIIEVVPVGISALVGAIFCTIVLALIDLPLGVVVLVLSAVVLIVLHRLSQIIERRAERQQTLLARVTARMTDILQGLPVISGVAGAHPAYRGYARKSEEACADARKLAWVSGGYEAVAMGSNVLLLSAVGLYAGYRTISGDVTLGELVTVVALSQFIAEPMRQCSRMPRFIGLARASVRRLQRVAEAQRLREGQGVPSAQIGTPAISMRGGDGEAEGDGEVEGSEQASVAFAEGRLTVVHCSAAWADALVDALVAGESMELGSLTRPQTQQLWIRGRDICEISVDDVRSAVLAEPRKPALFGDTVGQAVLRSSGEGRAEDAVDILNALGLDELAPGAAHSAGVLDHELTEGARNLSGGQRQRLGLARALLAEPEMLVMVDPVSSVDSMTGMKVARAVRDIRRGRTTVVLCVGRAFQSVAEDVVDVKPLAGSLRTRGEQFPLGGC; this comes from the coding sequence GTGTCTGACAACAAGGTGGTGACGCTGCGCGGGCTGGTCAGAAAAAATTCTCGCGCGATGGCTCTGAGTGGCTTGTTGCTGAGCATCTACCACGTGGCAGAAGCCATGATTGCGGTGTTACTGGGATGGTTGGCGCACAGTCTTATCGCTAGCGAGAATGTGTGGCACCTGGTGGGTGGAATCGCAGCCTTAGGCGCTACGCTGGCGACGGTGTCTGTGAGCTGGCAGACAGGGTTCCGGATACTGCAGGCTACGTCGGCTCGGAACGTATGTGAATTGCGGGCAGGCATCACCTCGCAGGTGGTGAGCCATGGTGGGCATTCCGACGATGCGGACAGTCTGCCTCGCCAGGAATTGCCCACGGTGGTGGGTGAAGACGTGGTGCAGGCGGTAGACATCATCGAAGTGGTCCCGGTGGGGATCAGTGCGCTGGTGGGAGCCATTTTCTGCACGATTGTTCTGGCGCTGATTGATCTGCCACTGGGAGTGGTGGTGTTGGTGCTCAGCGCGGTGGTGTTGATAGTCCTGCACCGGCTGTCTCAGATCATTGAACGCCGCGCGGAGCGGCAACAAACTCTGCTCGCGCGAGTGACCGCGCGCATGACCGACATTCTGCAGGGGCTGCCGGTGATCTCGGGAGTGGCTGGCGCGCATCCGGCCTACCGTGGATATGCGCGTAAATCTGAAGAGGCGTGTGCGGATGCTCGGAAGCTCGCGTGGGTCAGCGGAGGTTATGAAGCCGTGGCGATGGGCAGCAATGTGCTGTTGCTGAGTGCGGTGGGCCTGTACGCGGGCTATCGAACCATTTCCGGCGATGTGACGTTGGGGGAGTTGGTCACCGTGGTGGCGCTGTCACAATTTATCGCGGAGCCGATGCGGCAGTGCAGCAGAATGCCGCGCTTCATTGGATTGGCGAGGGCTTCCGTTCGGAGGCTGCAGCGCGTGGCGGAAGCTCAGCGGCTGCGTGAGGGGCAGGGCGTGCCATCTGCTCAGATTGGCACGCCTGCCATTTCCATGCGCGGTGGAGACGGTGAGGCCGAAGGAGACGGCGAGGTCGAGGGATCAGAGCAGGCTTCCGTGGCGTTCGCAGAGGGGCGACTGACGGTGGTGCACTGTTCAGCCGCATGGGCAGATGCTCTGGTGGATGCGTTGGTCGCGGGGGAGTCGATGGAGCTTGGCTCCCTGACTAGGCCACAAACTCAACAACTGTGGATCCGGGGGCGCGATATTTGCGAGATCTCGGTAGACGATGTGCGTTCCGCTGTGCTTGCCGAGCCTCGGAAGCCGGCATTGTTTGGGGACACAGTGGGGCAGGCGGTGCTGCGGAGCTCTGGAGAGGGCAGGGCGGAGGATGCAGTAGACATTCTTAACGCCTTAGGGCTCGATGAACTGGCGCCGGGGGCGGCTCATTCAGCCGGGGTATTGGATCACGAGCTGACCGAAGGTGCGCGCAATCTTTCCGGTGGTCAGCGGCAGCGGCTGGGATTGGCACGAGCGCTACTGGCTGAGCCGGAGATGTTGGTGATGGTTGATCCGGTCTCGTCAGTGGATTCAATGACGGGCATGAAAGTGGCGCGTGCGGTGAGAGATATTCGCCGCGGGCGTACCACGGTGGTCCTGTGTGTGGGGAGGGCCTTCCAGTCGGTAGCCGAGGACGTAGTTGATGTGAAGCCTCTAGCTGGGAGTTTGCGGACGCGGGGTGAGCAATTCCCGCTAGGGGGTTGTTGA
- a CDS encoding IS256 family transposase, whose amino-acid sequence MTTVARRDPADKAKIDAIEKKLLANPEIAKLIDDLGTSTTDANDLVRGMLQASITRGLNAEMDAHLGYESGDRSAKAAAGTDNHRNGSYPKTVDSNYGPVTVDVPRDRAGTFLPTMVPKGARRLTDVDDMIVSLYAGGMTIRDIQHHMATAMRVDVSHETISAVTDAVLDEVMVWQNRQLDEFYPVIFLDALRIKVRDGGRVVNKSAYMAIGVDLDGIKHILGLWIAKEEGASFWAQVCANLSNRGVKDVFIVCCDGLKGLPEAVEATWPNSMVQTCIVHLIRAANRWVAYGDRRGVSAALKKIYTAADEPTAKVALDEFEASELGEKYPRSVKVWRDAWARFVPFLQFPPAARKVIYTTNSIESFNNELRKATRNRVQFTNDESALKTLWLMICNIEDKRAAKRAKQGKRVSATAGRLMEGARVSGWKQAINQMAVAYPDRFDKYL is encoded by the coding sequence ATGACTACTGTGGCACGACGAGATCCGGCTGATAAGGCCAAGATTGATGCGATTGAAAAGAAGCTTCTTGCTAACCCTGAAATCGCGAAACTGATTGATGACCTAGGCACATCCACAACGGATGCCAACGACCTGGTTCGCGGCATGTTGCAGGCCTCGATTACCAGGGGACTCAACGCTGAGATGGATGCGCATTTGGGCTACGAGTCTGGCGACAGGAGCGCTAAAGCTGCTGCTGGGACAGACAATCACCGCAACGGGTCGTATCCAAAGACCGTGGATTCTAACTACGGGCCAGTTACCGTTGATGTCCCGAGGGATCGGGCGGGAACATTCTTGCCGACTATGGTCCCTAAAGGCGCGAGGAGATTGACTGATGTCGATGACATGATCGTCAGCTTGTACGCCGGTGGGATGACAATTAGGGATATCCAGCACCATATGGCAACTGCGATGCGTGTTGATGTTTCCCATGAGACGATTTCCGCAGTCACCGATGCCGTCCTCGATGAGGTCATGGTCTGGCAAAACCGCCAGCTAGATGAGTTCTACCCGGTCATTTTCCTGGATGCGTTGCGCATTAAAGTCCGCGACGGTGGCCGAGTGGTCAACAAGTCCGCGTACATGGCTATCGGTGTGGATCTTGACGGTATCAAGCACATTTTGGGATTGTGGATTGCCAAAGAAGAAGGCGCTTCATTTTGGGCGCAGGTATGCGCCAATCTTTCTAACCGTGGGGTCAAAGACGTCTTTATCGTCTGCTGTGACGGGCTTAAAGGCCTGCCTGAAGCAGTCGAGGCAACCTGGCCGAACTCTATGGTGCAAACCTGTATCGTGCACCTGATTCGTGCAGCTAACCGGTGGGTAGCCTACGGGGATCGCCGGGGCGTATCGGCCGCGTTGAAAAAGATTTACACCGCCGCGGACGAACCCACAGCTAAGGTTGCTTTAGACGAATTTGAAGCCTCTGAATTGGGAGAAAAGTATCCACGCTCAGTCAAGGTCTGGCGAGATGCATGGGCGCGTTTCGTACCGTTTCTACAGTTCCCACCAGCGGCCAGAAAGGTTATCTATACGACGAATTCGATTGAATCATTCAACAATGAACTGCGTAAAGCTACCCGCAACAGGGTGCAGTTCACCAACGATGAATCAGCGCTCAAGACGCTGTGGTTGATGATCTGCAACATTGAAGATAAACGAGCGGCAAAGAGGGCAAAGCAAGGCAAACGAGTCTCAGCGACAGCCGGCAGACTCATGGAAGGAGCCCGAGTTTCCGGCTGGAAACAAGCCATTAACCAGATGGCCGTGGCCTACCCCGACCGCTTCGACAAATACCTATAA
- a CDS encoding ABC transporter ATP-binding protein, translating to MSAVLPTALPGESAAEIGRLLRRTATPAISAVLFTFAGALLSLVPIYLLASVIDAVAAGDGKSGVLKVIVWAAVACVGTAVVAGLAEALTGVTIAQVVAKLRERAVAAVLNLPSTTVEFLGRGEVLGRVGADVAALVSSARKSVPSTLSALVMVVVASAGIAGLDWRLALAGLCGIPFYALGLRWYLPRSAPLYRRQRELEAGVIGSLQGSMEGIRSVRSHRLVDSRQGLTRRYAQASRDESIAAFRVFSGLVARENFAEFMGLSALSVVGWLLFREDAVTVGEISAALILFHRQFVPIGTILFTFDELQRSGAALGRIVGLIRSAGADTPQPIDDYSSHRQSPAVEVKGLNYRYEDGPEILHDLAFHIPAGCTVCVVGGSGAGKSTVAEIVSGTLEMAEPGVITVGGCDVVGMSAQERSSIFCVASQENYVFAMSLRDNLLLAAEGASDAEIWDALRRTGAEDWCTSLSHGDKQGLDTMLGEGGLHVDAVAAQRLALARVALSRAGVVILDESTAEDDGDLEETQQSHEAFSMSLEDAARAAIRGRTAMVIAHRLSQAASADSVVVMERGRVVETGTHEELAARNGTYADMWTAWNEQGRQARV from the coding sequence GTGAGTGCCGTACTTCCCACTGCTTTGCCTGGTGAGTCCGCTGCGGAGATTGGCCGCCTGCTCCGTCGCACCGCAACTCCAGCAATTAGTGCGGTGCTGTTCACTTTCGCCGGTGCCTTGCTCTCTCTGGTGCCCATTTATCTGCTGGCCAGCGTCATCGATGCGGTAGCCGCCGGTGACGGCAAGTCTGGCGTGCTGAAGGTGATTGTGTGGGCTGCCGTGGCGTGTGTTGGTACTGCCGTTGTCGCTGGCCTTGCGGAGGCGCTGACGGGTGTGACGATTGCCCAGGTAGTTGCGAAGTTGCGTGAGCGCGCCGTCGCCGCGGTGCTGAATCTGCCTTCCACCACGGTGGAGTTTCTGGGCCGGGGAGAGGTGCTGGGCCGAGTTGGTGCGGATGTCGCCGCGCTGGTGAGCAGTGCCCGCAAGTCGGTTCCATCGACCCTCAGCGCGCTGGTGATGGTCGTGGTGGCCAGCGCTGGAATAGCGGGGTTGGATTGGCGCCTCGCGTTGGCGGGGCTGTGCGGGATTCCGTTCTATGCGCTGGGGTTGCGATGGTATCTTCCTCGTTCTGCCCCTTTGTATCGACGCCAACGCGAATTAGAAGCCGGTGTCATCGGTTCCTTGCAAGGTTCTATGGAGGGCATTCGTTCGGTTCGTTCGCATCGGCTGGTGGATAGCCGCCAAGGTCTCACCAGGCGCTACGCGCAGGCTTCGCGGGACGAATCAATCGCTGCGTTTCGTGTGTTTTCCGGGCTGGTGGCGCGGGAGAACTTCGCGGAGTTCATGGGGTTGTCAGCCCTGTCTGTCGTAGGCTGGTTGCTCTTCCGCGAAGATGCGGTGACGGTGGGCGAGATCTCGGCAGCGTTGATTCTGTTCCACCGTCAGTTCGTGCCGATCGGCACGATTCTGTTCACCTTTGATGAACTGCAGCGCAGCGGGGCGGCCTTGGGGCGCATCGTGGGACTCATTCGCTCCGCGGGTGCGGATACGCCACAGCCGATTGATGACTACTCCTCGCATCGGCAGAGTCCAGCTGTAGAGGTCAAGGGCCTGAATTATCGGTACGAGGATGGCCCAGAGATCTTGCATGACTTGGCGTTCCACATCCCTGCGGGGTGCACGGTATGCGTGGTCGGCGGATCGGGAGCTGGCAAGTCCACGGTTGCGGAAATTGTCTCTGGAACCCTCGAGATGGCAGAGCCGGGTGTGATCACCGTTGGGGGGTGCGACGTGGTGGGAATGAGTGCGCAAGAAAGAAGCTCGATCTTTTGCGTTGCCTCCCAGGAAAACTACGTCTTCGCGATGAGTTTGCGCGATAATCTCCTGCTGGCAGCCGAAGGTGCCAGCGACGCAGAAATATGGGATGCGCTGCGCCGAACCGGTGCGGAAGATTGGTGCACATCCTTGTCCCATGGCGACAAGCAGGGCTTAGACACAATGCTGGGCGAAGGGGGCCTGCACGTAGATGCGGTGGCGGCACAGCGTCTGGCGCTGGCCAGGGTGGCATTGTCTCGGGCTGGCGTCGTCATTCTTGACGAATCAACGGCCGAAGATGACGGTGACCTCGAGGAAACACAGCAATCACACGAGGCCTTTTCGATGTCCTTGGAGGACGCTGCCCGCGCGGCGATCCGCGGACGGACGGCGATGGTGATTGCGCACCGGCTCAGCCAAGCAGCCTCCGCCGATAGCGTGGTGGTGATGGAGCGCGGGCGCGTGGTGGAAACAGGTACGCACGAGGAGCTGGCAGCAAGAAACGGAACATATGCCGATATGTGGACCGCCTGGAATGAGCAGGGGAGGCAGGCGCGTGTCTGA
- a CDS encoding AbfB domain-containing protein has translation MNSFVQRLSIGVLTCIVSAGLATSPALAETPVNTTAGDGGLVQKDCATGAEYVRIDSSELENSKACFFLTKPTGWVAVNITGSYGVVNRLKVPVSVAFKLPDGDVYWQRVVEPGKIQSIDVGNNRSTVVEMQVTPVATSTGAGTGDLSVDTANPHVISMRSAGRYAGGKILRLSWAGVELSSIDRNSGFNDRLDASFKVVPARDGSQCLSLEAAAYPGVFLTMHSNGSVAVHSNPNAKGATWCPASVAETPTGTRLASALNQNRVLTASGTQKVATTTSRTSESVWFIDQGLALPGK, from the coding sequence GTGAATTCTTTTGTCCAACGCTTATCTATCGGAGTACTTACCTGCATAGTTTCTGCTGGTCTTGCTACCTCTCCCGCACTAGCGGAAACGCCTGTGAACACCACAGCAGGCGACGGTGGTCTCGTTCAAAAAGACTGTGCTACTGGGGCGGAGTACGTGCGTATTGATTCTTCAGAGCTGGAAAATTCTAAAGCGTGCTTTTTCCTTACAAAGCCCACAGGCTGGGTGGCCGTGAACATTACGGGATCGTATGGAGTTGTCAATCGCTTAAAAGTACCGGTTTCAGTGGCCTTTAAGTTGCCTGATGGTGATGTGTACTGGCAGCGAGTAGTGGAACCAGGAAAAATCCAAAGCATCGACGTTGGCAATAATCGTTCTACCGTTGTTGAAATGCAGGTCACCCCGGTAGCGACCTCAACCGGTGCTGGCACTGGCGACCTTAGCGTGGATACAGCCAACCCACACGTGATCAGTATGCGTTCTGCTGGCCGATATGCCGGCGGAAAAATACTGCGATTGTCTTGGGCCGGAGTAGAACTATCAAGCATAGATAGAAACTCAGGCTTTAATGATCGCCTCGACGCGTCTTTTAAAGTAGTCCCAGCCCGCGATGGTTCTCAGTGCCTGTCCTTGGAAGCAGCCGCATATCCAGGCGTCTTCTTGACCATGCACTCTAACGGATCGGTAGCTGTTCATAGCAACCCGAACGCCAAAGGTGCAACGTGGTGTCCTGCAAGTGTGGCAGAAACTCCCACAGGAACTCGCCTTGCTTCGGCACTAAATCAAAATCGTGTTCTCACAGCAAGTGGGACGCAAAAGGTTGCGACCACCACTTCTCGCACGAGTGAATCGGTGTGGTTTATCGACCAGGGCCTTGCCCTACCCGGGAAGTAA
- a CDS encoding MbtH family protein, with protein sequence MSSNPFDDEQGSFFALINDEGQYSLWPTFAAVPDGWTVALGDPSRGVDGGVSRDEAMEFIDREWTTLQPAGKSHA encoded by the coding sequence TTGTCTAGCAACCCGTTTGATGACGAACAGGGCAGCTTCTTCGCCCTTATCAACGACGAGGGACAGTACTCGTTGTGGCCTACGTTCGCCGCCGTGCCAGACGGATGGACCGTGGCTCTGGGAGACCCTTCCCGTGGCGTAGACGGCGGGGTATCGCGGGACGAGGCGATGGAGTTCATCGACCGCGAGTGGACCACCTTGCAACCGGCAGGAAAGTCTCACGCTTAA
- a CDS encoding IS110 family transposase: MSTTFDCPTGPVAGIDTHTDTHTVAVISDTGRHIATDTFPATNPGYVAISEFMATYGVTTVGVEGTSSYGAGLTRHLRTQKYSVVEVLRPTRAVRRRDGKSDPVDAVAAARQVLTGEALSIPKDTSGPVESLRGLQITRRQLVMTAAKLMTTIKSLLVTAPDEIRRRYSAMSTLVMVEALSRCRPSADLADPRNGVLLALKTLATTYRDLQKQGTQLEKHISILVEMINPHVTSIFGCGSVVAADLIVSVGDNPGRIHSEAALAHLCGAAPIPASSGRTHRHRLNRGGDRRANSALHRIALVRMHHDQRTRDYVAKRTKEGLSKKEILRCLKRAIVREVYRVLCLGQAVLPTGQVEVDELKARRIERQLSQAQVAEKLGCAPARISDIETGKRPLPELRLAYEELLKSA; this comes from the coding sequence ATGTCTACCACTTTCGACTGCCCCACCGGCCCCGTTGCCGGAATCGACACCCACACCGATACCCACACTGTTGCCGTTATTTCGGACACCGGCCGGCACATCGCCACCGACACCTTCCCCGCCACCAACCCTGGCTACGTGGCGATTTCAGAGTTCATGGCAACCTACGGTGTCACCACCGTCGGTGTGGAAGGAACCAGCTCCTATGGAGCAGGCCTGACACGCCACCTTCGCACCCAGAAATACTCAGTCGTAGAAGTCTTACGCCCTACCCGGGCCGTTCGACGCCGGGACGGCAAATCAGACCCCGTTGATGCTGTCGCTGCCGCCCGCCAGGTGCTCACCGGGGAAGCCTTAAGCATCCCGAAAGACACTTCCGGGCCAGTGGAATCCCTCCGTGGGTTGCAGATCACCCGCCGTCAGCTCGTGATGACAGCAGCGAAACTGATGACAACGATCAAATCGTTGCTGGTCACAGCACCCGATGAGATTCGACGCCGCTATAGTGCGATGTCCACATTGGTCATGGTGGAGGCCTTGTCCCGGTGCCGACCATCAGCTGACCTGGCCGACCCCAGAAATGGGGTGCTCCTCGCGTTGAAGACATTAGCCACCACCTATCGTGATTTACAGAAACAGGGTACGCAGCTGGAAAAACACATCAGTATCCTGGTTGAGATGATCAATCCGCATGTGACCTCGATATTTGGGTGTGGTTCCGTGGTGGCTGCTGATCTGATTGTCAGTGTGGGGGATAATCCAGGCCGGATTCACTCCGAGGCAGCATTAGCTCATCTGTGCGGGGCCGCACCGATTCCGGCTAGTTCTGGACGGACTCATCGGCACCGTCTCAACCGGGGTGGTGATCGTCGGGCGAATTCTGCGTTGCATCGGATCGCGTTGGTGCGGATGCATCATGACCAACGCACCAGGGACTACGTAGCCAAACGCACCAAGGAAGGATTGTCGAAAAAGGAGATCTTACGGTGTCTGAAACGCGCCATTGTCAGGGAGGTCTACCGGGTGTTGTGCTTGGGTCAGGCCGTTCTTCCAACGGGCCAGGTAGAGGTTGATGAACTCAAAGCTCGACGGATCGAGAGGCAGTTATCGCAAGCCCAGGTTGCTGAAAAACTCGGGTGTGCCCCGGCGAGAATCAGTGATATCGAAACCGGCAAGCGCCCTTTGCCGGAGTTGAGGTTGGCTTATGAAGAACTTCTCAAATCAGCTTGA
- a CDS encoding lysine N(6)-hydroxylase/L-ornithine N(5)-oxygenase family protein, with amino-acid sequence MTIIDRQAQTSAERSTHENSVRDIVGIGIGPGNLGLAVAIEEQAPELDALFVEARPEFNWHPGMLLEGSNMQISFLKDLVTVRNPQSRFSFINYLHHSDRLIDFINRQTFTPERVEFADYLRWIADHITVDTQYNTTVTSIETLPELAADGARFVVHVRRKLGSGESEGQRAQQSESIRCRNVVVARGLEAKMPAWAEDSSLDTSRIFHNIDLLPRTKKLLNSGWDIRRALVIGAGQSAAEAIRYFHDCPHIDTVTGSLNSYGFIPADDSPFANRVFDPEAVDDFFHAPDAIRNELLIRHRYTNYACVESELLDELHDRQYRESVTGRQRLDIRRTTEVLGARNCSDGSVDVDIRHRVTGDVVTENFDVVVCATGFRSRGLAGIHADSHGSEEFTVTRDYGAVLNGERVPGLFVQGATEATHGLGSTLLSNIATRSGELVEAITGQQRTHRAPADEDLRSEQHRDSSHLIAG; translated from the coding sequence GTGACCATCATCGATCGTCAAGCTCAGACATCCGCAGAGCGCAGTACCCACGAAAATTCCGTCCGCGACATCGTCGGGATCGGCATCGGCCCCGGAAACCTCGGGCTCGCGGTAGCTATCGAAGAGCAAGCTCCAGAACTCGATGCACTCTTTGTGGAAGCCCGCCCGGAATTCAACTGGCACCCAGGCATGCTCCTCGAAGGATCCAACATGCAGATCAGCTTCCTTAAAGACCTGGTTACGGTGCGCAATCCGCAGAGCCGCTTCAGCTTCATCAACTACTTGCATCACAGCGACCGCTTGATTGATTTCATTAACCGCCAAACCTTCACCCCGGAACGCGTGGAATTCGCCGATTACCTCCGATGGATCGCGGATCACATCACCGTGGACACGCAGTACAACACCACCGTGACGTCCATCGAGACGCTTCCGGAACTGGCCGCAGACGGAGCTCGTTTTGTGGTGCACGTCCGCAGGAAGTTAGGAAGCGGTGAGTCCGAAGGGCAGCGAGCTCAGCAGTCGGAGTCCATTCGCTGCCGCAACGTGGTGGTTGCCCGCGGGCTGGAAGCCAAGATGCCTGCGTGGGCAGAGGACAGCTCCTTGGACACCTCGCGCATCTTCCACAACATCGATTTGCTCCCGCGCACCAAGAAGCTGCTGAACAGTGGGTGGGATATCCGCCGAGCTTTGGTGATCGGCGCGGGCCAGTCCGCAGCCGAGGCCATCCGGTACTTCCACGATTGCCCGCATATCGATACCGTCACGGGCAGCTTGAACAGCTACGGCTTCATCCCCGCCGATGACAGCCCCTTCGCCAATCGGGTGTTCGACCCGGAGGCCGTTGATGACTTCTTCCATGCGCCCGATGCGATCCGCAACGAGCTGTTGATCCGCCACCGGTACACCAATTACGCCTGCGTGGAATCTGAGCTCCTCGATGAGCTCCACGACCGTCAGTATCGGGAAAGCGTCACCGGGCGTCAGCGGCTCGATATTCGCCGGACCACGGAGGTGCTCGGTGCGCGTAATTGTTCCGACGGCAGCGTCGACGTGGACATTCGCCACCGAGTAACCGGAGACGTGGTGACAGAAAACTTTGACGTGGTGGTGTGCGCCACGGGCTTCCGATCTCGCGGTCTTGCGGGGATTCACGCTGATAGTCACGGCAGTGAAGAATTCACCGTCACTAGGGATTACGGCGCCGTGCTCAATGGCGAGCGCGTGCCAGGACTCTTCGTGCAGGGAGCAACTGAGGCCACGCATGGACTCGGTTCCACGTTGCTCTCCAACATCGCGACCCGCTCCGGGGAACTGGTGGAGGCCATCACGGGTCAGCAACGCACGCATCGTGCGCCGGCGGATGAAGATCTCCGCTCCGAGCAACATCGGGATTCTTCGCACCTGATCGCAGGCTGA